In Spirochaeta lutea, the following proteins share a genomic window:
- a CDS encoding chemotaxis protein CheW has product MAERQLQLVTFQLGQESYGIDIMDVEGIVKIEEIRDIPNAPSYVEGIFNLRGEIIPVINLHKRFHLTRLEMTEEDELLSGFIIISLDDMQLAVIIDKVSRVVTIDLDEIQPPPQMLTGIGAEYIQGVVNRDDSYLIILDIRRMFNVRELQALETIA; this is encoded by the coding sequence ATGGCTGAAAGACAATTACAACTTGTGACCTTCCAGTTGGGCCAGGAAAGCTACGGCATTGATATAATGGACGTGGAGGGTATTGTTAAGATTGAAGAGATCCGTGACATTCCGAATGCTCCATCCTATGTTGAAGGGATATTTAACCTCCGGGGTGAGATCATCCCTGTGATAAATCTTCATAAACGTTTTCACCTGACTCGCTTGGAGATGACCGAAGAAGATGAATTATTGAGTGGATTCATTATCATCAGCCTGGATGATATGCAATTGGCGGTGATTATTGATAAGGTTTCCCGGGTGGTAACCATTGATCTAGATGAAATACAGCCGCCTCCCCAAATGTTGACGGGTATCGGTGCGGAATATATCCAAGGGGTTGTGAATCGTGATGATTCGTATCTCATAATTCTGGATATTCGAAGAATGTTTAACGTTCGTGAGTTGCAAGCCCTCGAGACGATAGCATAG
- a CDS encoding DegT/DnrJ/EryC1/StrS family aminotransferase — translation MSIPVFRPSIKRKDMDSVLSCMVSDQLWPGQQNEELITALLELLDADGGAALREPVTAYKAVFHALSLEDRPKVALSVLSSVSLYRAICESGLEPVFLDVDQGSGLVEEQVLKDLSQDPSIGALIVNTPLGFVPSYEVLRDLSIPIIEDISQGIGGRYTDDVPVGGIGDFIMVGMEPEDVITAGGGMVVLSRDKKQTKALTDAVSDLPQELYLSDMSAALGRTQVKELKGFIEKRRELFETYIRASMRSHHSTLHQPGESLYVPYGFPVVVRGGMNEPIQYARKKGVETQPAYLHSIYQFLAEKEVLSEEEKEALPRKFPGASALQLSTLLFPLYPALTGKEFEIIQKVLVTLP, via the coding sequence ATGTCCATACCTGTATTTAGGCCTTCCATAAAACGAAAAGACATGGATTCGGTGTTGAGCTGCATGGTGAGTGATCAACTGTGGCCCGGGCAACAGAATGAAGAGTTGATTACCGCGTTATTAGAGCTATTGGATGCAGATGGTGGTGCAGCGCTGCGAGAACCTGTCACCGCGTACAAGGCTGTGTTTCACGCTCTCTCCTTGGAAGATCGGCCGAAGGTAGCTCTTTCCGTATTATCCTCGGTATCGTTATACAGGGCTATATGTGAGTCTGGCCTGGAACCTGTTTTCCTTGATGTGGACCAGGGATCCGGCCTGGTGGAGGAACAGGTCCTGAAGGATCTTTCCCAAGACCCGAGTATTGGTGCGCTAATAGTGAACACCCCGTTAGGCTTTGTTCCCTCCTATGAGGTTCTGCGGGATCTATCGATCCCCATAATTGAGGATATTTCCCAAGGAATTGGCGGTAGGTATACTGATGATGTACCGGTGGGGGGTATTGGTGATTTTATAATGGTGGGGATGGAGCCCGAGGATGTCATCACTGCTGGCGGTGGGATGGTTGTACTATCCCGCGACAAAAAGCAGACTAAGGCGTTGACGGATGCTGTGTCTGATCTCCCCCAAGAACTCTATTTGTCTGATATGAGCGCCGCCCTTGGCCGAACACAGGTTAAGGAGTTGAAAGGCTTTATTGAGAAACGACGGGAGCTTTTTGAGACCTACATTCGTGCCAGTATGCGAAGCCACCATTCTACCCTGCACCAGCCCGGAGAATCATTGTATGTACCTTATGGGTTTCCGGTGGTAGTTAGGGGTGGTATGAATGAGCCTATTCAGTATGCCAGGAAAAAGGGCGTTGAGACCCAACCTGCGTATCTTCATTCCATATATCAGTTTCTGGCTGAGAAGGAAGTTCTTTCCGAAGAAGAAAAGGAAGCCTTGCCGAGAAAATTCCCTGGGGCATCGGCCTTGCAGCTTTCAACCCTGTTGTTTCCCTTATATCCAGCCTTAACGGGTAAGGAATTTGAAATTATCCAGAAGGTACTGGTTACGTTGCCCTGA
- a CDS encoding NAD(+)/NADH kinase → MLNSETCKNVLIIANLQKAEAETIAQEIQSFLESRGISVRLFGFKGPSKIPHYECIDLAITLGGDGTVLFAARSLVDEQVPILPINLGNFGFITEVGKDDWHEDLDSFLQGRLTLGYRNMLSIEVVRKKQVVFEAKALNDVVISGAGISKILNLGVALTQTQLGQYRADGIIVATPTGSTAYSAAAGGPILTPELDAMILNPICPFTLSHRPLVLPGNEVVTVLVEEGQRTDVILTLDGQLDCALQIGDRVRITRNEKRVKILFSGKRNFYEVLRSKLNWSGGPDA, encoded by the coding sequence ATGCTCAATTCTGAAACCTGTAAAAATGTACTGATAATAGCAAATTTGCAAAAAGCAGAGGCTGAGACTATAGCTCAGGAAATCCAATCCTTTCTTGAGAGTCGTGGTATATCTGTCCGGCTCTTCGGTTTCAAAGGGCCGTCAAAAATTCCCCATTATGAATGTATTGATTTAGCTATTACCCTGGGTGGCGACGGCACGGTATTATTTGCAGCACGGTCATTAGTGGATGAGCAGGTACCTATTCTTCCAATAAATCTTGGGAATTTCGGTTTTATAACCGAGGTCGGAAAAGATGATTGGCACGAGGATCTTGATTCCTTTTTACAAGGACGGTTGACCCTTGGGTACCGGAATATGCTGTCCATAGAGGTTGTCCGAAAAAAACAGGTCGTATTTGAAGCAAAAGCCCTAAATGACGTGGTAATTTCTGGAGCAGGCATTTCGAAAATCCTGAATCTCGGCGTAGCGCTCACCCAGACCCAATTAGGGCAGTATCGGGCCGATGGGATTATAGTGGCAACACCTACCGGGTCGACAGCGTACAGTGCTGCCGCTGGGGGACCGATCCTGACTCCAGAATTGGATGCAATGATCTTGAATCCTATCTGTCCGTTTACACTGAGTCACCGACCCCTTGTATTGCCCGGGAATGAGGTGGTTACGGTTCTTGTGGAAGAGGGACAGCGGACGGATGTCATCCTGACCTTGGATGGGCAGCTTGATTGTGCCCTCCAGATTGGGGACCGGGTAAGAATTACCAGGAATGAGAAACGAGTTAAAATACTTTTTTCAGGGAAACGAAACTTTTATGAGGTGTTGCGATCGAAGCTGAATTGGTCGGGAGGGCCTGATGCTTGA
- the recN gene encoding DNA repair protein RecN — MLEELYVKNFALIEEVHLTLQEGFTCFTGETGAGKSILAGALGLLSGSRGTVDQIRTGAEEAVVSGTFGVSDDPSILEWLENHGIPFDDSKTVIIRRLLRRSGKSMAYIQNIPTPVKDLTEFSSLLFDMHGQHEHQSLFDTAFHRRYLDNFGGHDHEVRSFAIKFSQLSSAKKRYDAMVDDAQEREREKELLAYAIEEIDAASLQPQEDEELEKERQRLGSAEELRSLTEQSYEALHESEIGILGILYRVKQNLQRIVGMDTDQQELSKRVAELYYELEDVGQAIGHYKDGILFDPARLEWVEERLDVLYRLKKKYGPELSDILAYRQQAEDNLAQLENFDENREALLDQIKTMEKDVLSLASELTKKRKTSAVDMEKEVSGILSELKMGKIRFAVQVSQRKSERGTPLCGLYGADEVEFLLSSNPGEPLKPIRSIASGGEISRVMLAIKSVLSQTDNIGTLIFDEIDTGIGGEVAVAIGEYFSKIGRFRQLLSITHLASIAVRADNHIMIQKVEHNDRTYTEANRITGDERVQEIARMLSGFAERDISLDHARRLLQQYHQKF; from the coding sequence ATGCTTGAAGAATTGTATGTCAAGAATTTTGCTCTCATTGAGGAGGTTCACCTGACTCTCCAAGAGGGATTCACGTGCTTCACCGGTGAAACGGGTGCCGGAAAATCTATCTTAGCTGGTGCCCTCGGATTATTATCGGGAAGCAGGGGAACGGTTGATCAGATTAGGACCGGAGCAGAAGAGGCTGTAGTATCGGGAACATTCGGTGTATCAGATGATCCGAGTATCCTTGAATGGTTAGAAAATCATGGAATACCCTTTGATGACTCCAAGACCGTGATTATTCGACGGCTCTTACGCCGGTCTGGCAAGAGTATGGCCTACATCCAGAATATTCCTACACCGGTTAAGGATCTCACGGAATTTAGCTCCCTTCTATTTGATATGCATGGACAGCATGAGCATCAGAGTCTCTTTGACACCGCATTTCATCGCAGGTATCTGGATAATTTTGGCGGACATGATCACGAGGTACGAAGCTTCGCTATAAAGTTTAGCCAATTAAGTAGTGCTAAAAAGCGCTACGATGCCATGGTTGATGATGCCCAGGAGCGGGAGCGCGAGAAGGAGCTCTTAGCCTACGCTATTGAAGAGATTGATGCTGCCTCACTTCAGCCCCAGGAGGACGAGGAGCTGGAGAAAGAGCGGCAACGCCTCGGGTCAGCTGAAGAACTGCGTAGTCTGACCGAGCAATCCTATGAGGCTTTGCACGAATCTGAGATCGGCATTTTAGGGATATTGTATCGGGTCAAGCAAAACCTACAGCGGATTGTAGGCATGGATACGGATCAGCAAGAACTATCGAAACGGGTTGCAGAGCTTTATTATGAGCTTGAAGATGTAGGACAGGCGATAGGGCATTATAAGGATGGTATTCTCTTTGATCCCGCCCGGTTAGAATGGGTGGAGGAGAGGCTTGATGTCTTGTATCGGTTAAAGAAGAAGTACGGCCCAGAGTTGAGTGATATTCTTGCGTATCGCCAGCAGGCTGAAGATAATCTCGCCCAACTGGAAAACTTTGATGAAAACCGGGAAGCCCTATTGGATCAAATCAAGACTATGGAAAAGGATGTTCTCAGTCTTGCCTCCGAGCTTACAAAAAAACGAAAGACATCTGCGGTCGACATGGAAAAAGAAGTGTCGGGAATTCTCTCAGAATTAAAAATGGGGAAGATCCGGTTTGCTGTGCAGGTTTCACAACGAAAATCGGAGCGGGGTACTCCCTTATGCGGCCTATACGGGGCTGACGAGGTTGAGTTTCTCTTATCTTCGAACCCCGGGGAGCCCCTAAAGCCTATACGGTCCATCGCTTCCGGCGGAGAGATCTCCCGGGTTATGTTGGCAATTAAGTCAGTTTTATCTCAGACAGATAATATCGGGACACTTATTTTTGATGAAATTGATACCGGTATCGGGGGTGAGGTTGCAGTGGCAATTGGCGAATACTTTTCTAAAATTGGACGATTTCGGCAACTGCTCTCTATTACACATCTTGCAAGTATCGCTGTTCGAGCCGATAATCATATCATGATCCAAAAAGTAGAACATAACGACCGAACCTATACGGAGGCAAATCGGATTACCGGGGATGAACGGGTACAGGAAATTGCCCGAATGCTTTCGGGGTTTGCAGAGCGGGATATATCGTTGGATCATGCTAGAAGGCTTTTACAGCAGTATCACCAGAAATTTTAG